The following nucleotide sequence is from Bdellovibrionota bacterium.
TTTTTCATCCAGGCCCACAGCGCGGAAAGGATCGCGATCGAGGGAGATTTGGAATCGCAGAAAAAATTCCTCGTTTCCCTCGGCTCGAACTTCCACATTTCGGCGAAAAGGCTGCGGTTTGATTACGAAAAACCCTGGGACGCCCTGGCGCGCGCCCGAAAAAACGCGAATTGGCGGAGAGAGAGGGATTCGAACCCCCGGTACGGTTTCCCGTACACCTGATTTCGAGTCAGGCGCCTTCAACCACTCGGCCATCTCTCCCCGTCTTGTCGCGCCGTTCGACGAAGAATGTACGCAAGAGTTGGGCACATTCCAACTCCCTCACGCCGCCGGTAATTTCCACACGATGATTTAAATTTAGGTGCTGTTCATTAACGGACACAAAGCGGAGTGCGCCCCCTTTCGGATTGGGGCATCCGAAAACGACGCGTTGAATCCGCGCTAAGTAAATCGCTCCCGTACATAATAGACACGGCTCGGCAGTGACGTAGACCGTGGCGTTTTCCAGACGCCAACTTTGAAGCGTTTCCGCCGCATGCCGAAGAGCGACAACTTCCGCATGCGCCGTCGGATCTTGAAGAGCCTCCCGTTCGTTTCCCCCTTCCGAATAAATGTTCCCATCGATAACAACGATCGCCCCGACCGGCACATCTCCGCGCAATGCCGCCTTTCGGGCCCGCTGGATCGCCAACCCCATAAAGTAGTTGTCGGAAAGTTTACCTTCGTTATTCTCCATAGTTGCGGGTTCGCCTGTTCTCACAGTCAAGGCGCACTGTCCAGTCTGCAAGTAAGGCGCAGCAATTGTTTCGCGCAGCAAGGCGCGACGATGGGAGCGACTCGGTATGCTAGTAAGGCTTAGGATTTTTCCCGTTTCGCGAGGCCGCAACCCCGAGCGAACCGGAGCATACTTTAGTTCGTATGTGAGGATTCGCGAGGGGTGAGAACGACGCGAAGCGGGAAAAAGACAAGCCGTGGTGCGCCCTAGGTGATTCGAACACCTGACCTACAGATTCGTAGTCTGTCGCTCTATCCAGCTGAGCTAAGGGCGCGCCGAGGGCGGGATGGTGACGCAAGAGGAGGCGTTAGTCAAAGTGAAAACCTGGCCGTTATTACCGGAGGCATCTCTACTCTTAGCAACTCTTTTTTGGGGCCTCACGTTCATTCTGACGAAGCAGGCTTTGGTCTTCAGTGGTCCTTTCACGTTCCTCACGTTCCGCTGCATTCTCGCTCTTCCCCTGTTGATGACCTGGAAGGCATCGGAACAGCGAAAAGGGCTGACACCTGCCTCCCTTCGCGCGGGGGTTGCTACGGGCCTCACGCTCTTCGGCGCCTTTGCTCTTCAGACCATGGGTCTTCAATACACATCGGCCACTAATACGAGCCTTTTGACCGGGATTTACGTCGTTCTGATCCCGTTCCTGGCTCTCCTTCTTTTGCGAGAAAAGATTTTTCTCTACGCCTGGATAGGGATCGGCTTGAGCGGGGTGGGTGTCGTCGTGATGGCGGGAAATGCTTCGAGCTGGAATCCCGTGGGGGACACCATGGTCCTCATCAGCACGTTGTTCATCGCTCTTCAGGTCATCGCCGTGCAAGCGTGGACAAAAAAATACAGCCCCCCTCTCATGGCCACGCTCCAGATCGCGACGCTGGGCGTTCTTTGCGCGGGATGTGCGTTCTTATCCGAATCTCCGCTGCTGGTTCCGAATCATTTGCCGTACTGGATCTCCGTGATCGTGACCTCCGTCTTGGCGACGTTCATTTGCTTTGTAATACAGGCGACGATGCAAAAACGAACGACCGCTACGAAAGCCGGTCTCATCTACATGACGGAACCTCTATGGGGCGCCCTCTTCGCCAATGTCATCGGCGGGGAACCGATTGCTTTTCAGACCCTTTCGGGCGGTATAATCTTGCTCGCAGGAATGTTCGTTTCTGAGTACCCTTCTATTCGTGGAGCCTGGGCCCGGTATGGGAAGTCCCAAGTCACGCCGCGAACGTAAGGGCTTTACGCTGATCGAACTGATGATCGTCGTGGCGATCATCGGAATTCTGGCCGCCACGGCCGTTCCGGCCTTTCTTAAGTACATCCGCAAGAGCAAGACCACCGAGGCGCTCAGCGGCATTCGAAAGATTTATGACGGTGAGATCGCCTATTTTGACGTCGACCATATCGATCGTTTCGGAATGCGCGTGTCGAGCCGCTTTGTGAGCGCCGGGCCTGATCCCGCAAACGTCCCTTCGGGAACGTCGACCGCCGGCAACTGGTCCTCGGCGGGATGGGTGGATGTCCAATTCGCGTCCGACTCCCCCGTTCGCTACAGTTACCGGGCCATTGCCTCGGGAACGGGTACCGCCGCTTCCTTTACGGCCCGTGCCGAAGGCGACCTCGACGGAGATACAAGCACCTCCCTCTTTGAGCGCGTCGGTAGCGTCAATAGCGCCACCGGAGATTTTGTCGGGGGATCGGGCGTTTTTAAAGTGGAAACCCTGGAATAACCTGGATTTTTCTCATTCTTTAAACCGAGCAAGAACTGTAATAGGATCACCCGTTCGTGCACTCATCTCCAATGGAAAGGAGAAAATATATGAAGGCCCAATTGAACCGTTTTTTCTGGATTGTCCTTGCGCTGTCAGTGCCCGC
It contains:
- the tadA gene encoding tRNA adenosine(34) deaminase TadA, encoding MENNEGKLSDNYFMGLAIQRARKAALRGDVPVGAIVVIDGNIYSEGGNEREALQDPTAHAEVVALRHAAETLQSWRLENATVYVTAEPCLLCTGAIYLARIQRVVFGCPNPKGGALRFVSVNEQHLNLNHRVEITGGVRELECAQLLRTFFVERRDKTGRDGRVVEGA
- a CDS encoding DMT family transporter, with product MVTQEEALVKVKTWPLLPEASLLLATLFWGLTFILTKQALVFSGPFTFLTFRCILALPLLMTWKASEQRKGLTPASLRAGVATGLTLFGAFALQTMGLQYTSATNTSLLTGIYVVLIPFLALLLLREKIFLYAWIGIGLSGVGVVVMAGNASSWNPVGDTMVLISTLFIALQVIAVQAWTKKYSPPLMATLQIATLGVLCAGCAFLSESPLLVPNHLPYWISVIVTSVLATFICFVIQATMQKRTTATKAGLIYMTEPLWGALFANVIGGEPIAFQTLSGGIILLAGMFVSEYPSIRGAWARYGKSQVTPRT
- a CDS encoding prepilin-type N-terminal cleavage/methylation domain-containing protein, whose amino-acid sequence is MGSPKSRRERKGFTLIELMIVVAIIGILAATAVPAFLKYIRKSKTTEALSGIRKIYDGEIAYFDVDHIDRFGMRVSSRFVSAGPDPANVPSGTSTAGNWSSAGWVDVQFASDSPVRYSYRAIASGTGTAASFTARAEGDLDGDTSTSLFERVGSVNSATGDFVGGSGVFKVETLE